From the Polaribacter gangjinensis genome, the window CATACGCCACATCATGTTGCAAATTTCTGTGCAATGGAGAAATGCAAATAGCACTACTAATAATATATGACTGAAATAAATTTACGTTTTGCCATCCTTCAAAATCTACAAAATCTTCAATTCCTAAAGCTGCAACTTGTGATTTTAAAATGGAATCTGTTGTATTTTTTCCAACAATTACCAATTTGATATTGGGAATTGCATCTTTCAATTTTGGAATACTTGCAATTGCTGTTTGCAAACCTCTTCTAATATGTGTATCGCCCAAATACAACATCACAAAATGATTTCTATATTTTTCGATGATGGAATTATCTACCATATACTCTTCAAAAAATGCTTTACGAATTGTATTTGGTACTAAAACATATTTATTTTCAGAAGGAATTCTTTGCTGCAAAGAGTTGATAAAATGTGGAGAAACAGTGATTACTTTATCCGCTTTTTTGATAAATACTGACTCTTTCTCTTTCCATTTTTTTGGAGAAATAACATATTTTCCTGGAAACTTTTGAAGATGAGGATACAATTTCATCACTTCTGGCAAGTTGTCATGCAAATCCAAAATTACTGGAAGTTTATATTGATTATTTGCCCAAAAAACAGCTTCAGCAATTTTGATATCGTGAATGTGCAACACATCAATCTTGGTTGATTGTAAAAATCGTACAATTTTCTTTTTCATCAAAAAAGAATACAATGGAATTGTATAAGCTAAAGCTGACAATTTATACTCTAACTTATTAGATATAAACCTTTTAACTTGAATTCCATTGATTATTTCATCTGACTGATTTGCATCATATTTCAAACAAAAAAGAAACACTTTATGACCAGCTGCAATTAATGAAATCGCTTCATTTTCCACTCTTGGATCTGGAGGAAAAGTGGCGTCAAGAATCATCCCAATGTTCATAAAGATTGATTTTTTTAAAGTCTTTTATTGAAAAAACTCACTATTTGACTTCTTTTTTCTTCTCATAAAAAACCATCCTACAGAAATCAATAGTAATAATGCGTATGATGATAATGAAATTAAACTTCCTTGCTGAATGACTTTTGGCTCGAACTTAAAAATAATCATATGATTTCCAGCAGGAATTTTTAGACCCCTCAATACATAATTCACTCTAAAATGAGGCACTAATTTTCCATCAATATAGGCGTTCCAACCTTTGTCATAATATATTTCAGAAAAAACTGCGAATTGTTCTTTTGCTGATTTTGATTGATAGGTTAGGTTTGTTACACCATATTTTTCTAAGGAAATACTTGCAGTTGAATCTTTTTGTACGCTGTAATTTTTAAGTTCAGAAAATTTTGAAACATCAATAACAGCTTGATTTTTAGTATCTAAAGAATCTAACGCATTCATCTCTTCAGTAGCATTTTGTACTTTTTGTAGAGATTCTACAAACCAAACATTGCCATTTATTTCCGGATTTTGTTGCACTTGTAAAACGCCATTATCATCAGGAATCATAAAATATTTAGTGTTTAACATGTTCAACACTTGCATATTTTGTTTGGCAATTTGATATTCAAATAGCTCTTGATAACGTCTCATTTTGGCAGCATGATAGCCTCCTATTGATTGATGAAAATAAGAAGTTGCACCATCTTCCATCAAATTTGTGGAGAAATTGGCAACTCTAAAATGTGATTTGTCTTCTAAAATCAATTTATCAGCTTCAGAAGCTGTGAATGGTTTTTCTACTTTTCTGGCAGATACAAAATCATCTTCATTCAAATATCTTTTATTAACAGAAATTTGATCGACTAAAATCAACAATCCCAATCCAACAAAAACAAGCACTTGCTTTAATTTATTTTGAAGTACAAACCATAAAAGTGTTGCTGCAATAAACATAAAAATGATAGAACGAATGGAATCTGAAAACAATAAAGCTTTTCTATCTGAAATTACTGCATCAATTAAACCAGGTAAATCTTTGTAATTATCATCTCTCAAACCTTCAAAAGTGGCAGAAAAATGAGCTGCAAAAAATCCAAATACAATCAGACCTCCAAAAAAGTACACTGCCATTTTCAACGAATTTTTCTTTTCATCCATTGAAATTTCTGATGAAAAGAAGTTTTTCAATGCCAAAATTCCTAAAATAGGAACACACAATTCTGCAATCACTTGAATGGATGAAACCGCTCTAAATTTGTTATATAAAGGCACATAATCAATGAAAAAGTTGGTCAAAAACTCAAAATTTCGTCCCCAACTCAACAAAATTGAAAATACAGTGGCCGCAACTAACCATTGTTTTAATCGACCTTTTACTAAGAAAATTCCGAGGAAAAACAAAAAGAAAATAACAGCTCCAATGTAGGCTGGTGCTTCAACAATTGGCTGATCTCCCCAGTACGTAAGTACTTGTTTTGAATAATCATCAGCTATTTTTTTGCCTGCTTTTTCTTCAATTAATTTATAAAATTCAGAATTTTTATCCAATTTTTCTACAGTTCCTCCTCCCATAAAACGAGAAATAACCAAATTGAAAGTTTCTAATTTTGCATAGCTAAATTGCGTAATATAATCTTTATCCAATCCTTTTGTAGCTTCTTTTGAACTTCCATCAGGATTGATTGTCAATTCTGATTTTCCTCTCGTACTTTCATCTGCATATTCTTTCATTGCTAATAATCTTGAAGAATTTGCTCCAACTCCTAAAATTACTGCTATCAAAATGATTGAAACTTGTTTTAAAAATTCAGGAAGCGTTTTTTGTTTGATGGCATGAATTGCTTCTACTATTCCTAAAATCAATAAACAAAACCCTAAATAATAGGTCATTTGAATGTGATTTGCGTAGATTTCTAGTGCCATTGCCAAACCTGTAACTAAAAATCCTAGAATGTATTTTCTTTGAAAAATCCATAAAATCCCTGCTAAAACTAGTGGCATATAACCAATTGCATGTGCTTTTGCATTGTGTCCTGGAATAAAAATAATAATCAAATAGGTTGAAAATCCGAAAGCAAGTGACCCTAAAATTGCCAATCTCCATTCCACTTTCAATGCCAACATCAGCACAAAAAAACTCAGAAAATACAAGAAAGTATAATCAGCTGGTCTTGGTAAAAAACGAATCAAACTATCTAAACTTCTTACAAAATCATTGGGATAATAAGCGCTGATTTGATAGGCTGGCATGCCACTAAAAGAAGCGCCTGTCCAATAAGGTTCTGCATCATTTTCTGATCTGAAATCGCTGATTTCCTTCGCCATTCCTTGAAACTGAGTAATATCTGATTGTGGAATTTTTTGTCCTTTTAAAACAGGATGAAAATAAATAACAGATGCAGCAATAAAAATAATGATTGCAACAATGGCAGGTATAAATTTCTTTAAATTCATGGTTTGTCTATTTCTTCAAAATCAACATATTCGCCAACATCATCTTTAGTTTGACGTTGATTTCTTGGCGCTTTGTCAATCACAGTTTCACCTTCTTTTACAGTAGATTGTTGTTGATTTCCATATTGTTGATTGGCTTGCTGTTGCATTTTTTCAGCTACTTTTTTGATTAAAAAAGGCGCAAATAAACGCATTAAAAATTTAACAACGTAATAAAAAAAAATGATAAAAAGGATTGTTCTTAATAAACCTATAAGCATGTGGTATTTATTTTTAAAAAATCAATCAAAAGTAACAATTTGAGAACAATTGAAACGTTTACAAAGGATAAAACTTTGATAAAAGTAAAAAAGTATGCAAAGCTTTTAAAAAATAGCTTTTTTATGGTAAGTTTGTGAAGCATCATTTTTAAACTAAAAACACATTTTTCAGGATGAAAAAACCAAAAATACTCTTTGCAATTGTGATTCTTTTTTTGGGTTTTGAAAGTGTTTTCGCACAATATACTGATGTTATCAACTCGAATAAACCAGGCTTTTCTGAGAGTCCTTATAGCGTTGGAACAGGTGTTTATCAATTTGAAAACAGCTTATTTTTGAGAAATTTAAATACTGATAATTCATTTTCAGTCCCAAAATCTTTTGGATTTGACATGCTTTTTAGAACTAGTTTTTTCTTAGAAAGATTGGAACTGAATGCCCAAATGTCATTGCAAAGAGATCAAATTTTTTCTTCCATAAATCCATCAGAAAAAATGAATGTTACTGGATTTGGACGATTTGTGATTGGCGCAAAATACCTGATTTTTGAGCAAAAATATGAGGATAAAAGCAAAGAAGTAAGAAGTTGGGTTCGTAGAAATGCTTTTGATAAAAAAAGATTGATTCCTTCAGTGGCAGTTTATGCAGGAGTTAACACCGATTTTGTATCCGAAAATTACAAAACTGGAAGCATGTCTCCTAAATTCGGAATTTTATTACAAAATGATTTAACGAACGAATTTAACTTAATCACCAACATTTTTTACGACAAAGTAGGTACTGATTTTCCTGAGTTTTCATACATCATAACTGCTACTCAAAACTTCAATCAACGTTGGTCAGGATTTATAGAAAATCAAACCATTTTTCAAGAAAATTTCAATCATACCAATATTGGTGGTGGATTAGCGTATTTATTTACAAAAAACATGCAATTCAATGCCTCAGCAAGATTTTTAGCAGAAGGAAATGCGAGTGGTTTTTACGGAAGTTTGGGAGTTTCTTATCGAATTGACAAACACAAAGACAGTTTTATAAATGTTGATGATAATGGCAATGAAATTTCTGACACGCCAATAAGTCGTTACAACAAAAAACAAGGCAGTTTTTTCAGTAGAATTTTTGGTTCAAAAAACAAAAATCAGAAGAAATCAAACCGAAAAAGAACTAAAAGAAGACGCAATAATTGATGATTTATGAGTGAGATTACACTAAAAAAAGTGACTTCTAAAAAGGAACTAAAAGCGTTTGTACTTTTTCCTTTTTCGTTATACAAAGACAATAAATATTGGGTTCCTCCTATTATCAAAGACGAAATTGCCAATTTTGATCCAAAGATAAATCCTGTTTTTCAAAATGCAGAAGCGCAATTTTTCTTGGCGTATAAAAACAATCAAATTGTTGGAAGAGTTGCAGCCATTATCAATTGGTTTGAAGTGAATCAACAACAAATTAAAAAAATGCGTTTTGGTTGGTTTGATGTGATTGATGATTTGGAAGTTTCAAAAATATTGATTGAAAAAGTGCAAGAAATTGGAAAAGAACATCATTTGGAATATATAGAAGGTCCAATCGGATTCAATAATTTGGATAAAACTGGCGTTTTAATTGAAGGTTTTGATCATATTGGCACCATGATTACGTGGTATAATCATCCATATTATAAGG encodes:
- a CDS encoding transporter, which translates into the protein MKKPKILFAIVILFLGFESVFAQYTDVINSNKPGFSESPYSVGTGVYQFENSLFLRNLNTDNSFSVPKSFGFDMLFRTSFFLERLELNAQMSLQRDQIFSSINPSEKMNVTGFGRFVIGAKYLIFEQKYEDKSKEVRSWVRRNAFDKKRLIPSVAVYAGVNTDFVSENYKTGSMSPKFGILLQNDLTNEFNLITNIFYDKVGTDFPEFSYIITATQNFNQRWSGFIENQTIFQENFNHTNIGGGLAYLFTKNMQFNASARFLAEGNASGFYGSLGVSYRIDKHKDSFINVDDNGNEISDTPISRYNKKQGSFFSRIFGSKNKNQKKSNRKRTKRRRNN
- a CDS encoding DUF4834 family protein, with protein sequence MLIGLLRTILFIIFFYYVVKFLMRLFAPFLIKKVAEKMQQQANQQYGNQQQSTVKEGETVIDKAPRNQRQTKDDVGEYVDFEEIDKP
- a CDS encoding YfhO family protein, with product MNLKKFIPAIVAIIIFIAASVIYFHPVLKGQKIPQSDITQFQGMAKEISDFRSENDAEPYWTGASFSGMPAYQISAYYPNDFVRSLDSLIRFLPRPADYTFLYFLSFFVLMLALKVEWRLAILGSLAFGFSTYLIIIFIPGHNAKAHAIGYMPLVLAGILWIFQRKYILGFLVTGLAMALEIYANHIQMTYYLGFCLLILGIVEAIHAIKQKTLPEFLKQVSIILIAVILGVGANSSRLLAMKEYADESTRGKSELTINPDGSSKEATKGLDKDYITQFSYAKLETFNLVISRFMGGGTVEKLDKNSEFYKLIEEKAGKKIADDYSKQVLTYWGDQPIVEAPAYIGAVIFFLFFLGIFLVKGRLKQWLVAATVFSILLSWGRNFEFLTNFFIDYVPLYNKFRAVSSIQVIAELCVPILGILALKNFFSSEISMDEKKNSLKMAVYFFGGLIVFGFFAAHFSATFEGLRDDNYKDLPGLIDAVISDRKALLFSDSIRSIIFMFIAATLLWFVLQNKLKQVLVFVGLGLLILVDQISVNKRYLNEDDFVSARKVEKPFTASEADKLILEDKSHFRVANFSTNLMEDGATSYFHQSIGGYHAAKMRRYQELFEYQIAKQNMQVLNMLNTKYFMIPDDNGVLQVQQNPEINGNVWFVESLQKVQNATEEMNALDSLDTKNQAVIDVSKFSELKNYSVQKDSTASISLEKYGVTNLTYQSKSAKEQFAVFSEIYYDKGWNAYIDGKLVPHFRVNYVLRGLKIPAGNHMIIFKFEPKVIQQGSLISLSSYALLLLISVGWFFMRRKKKSNSEFFQ
- a CDS encoding glycosyltransferase family 4 protein → MNIGMILDATFPPDPRVENEAISLIAAGHKVFLFCLKYDANQSDEIINGIQVKRFISNKLEYKLSALAYTIPLYSFLMKKKIVRFLQSTKIDVLHIHDIKIAEAVFWANNQYKLPVILDLHDNLPEVMKLYPHLQKFPGKYVISPKKWKEKESVFIKKADKVITVSPHFINSLQQRIPSENKYVLVPNTIRKAFFEEYMVDNSIIEKYRNHFVMLYLGDTHIRRGLQTAIASIPKLKDAIPNIKLVIVGKNTTDSILKSQVAALGIEDFVDFEGWQNVNLFQSYIISSAICISPLHRNLQHDVAYANKIFQYMSFGKPLLVSDATAQKELIEKVNSGLVHQEKNVDDFTNQFLKLYHDENLRQTLGKNGQDFVRNEFSWEQTSKNLVHLYETIGH